AACCATGGCTTCATAAACGGAAGAATCACCATGTGGATGATAGTTACCAATTACTGTACCAACAGTTTTGGCAGATTTTCGAAAGCTTTTATCATGTGTGTTTTTTTCTTCATGCATCGCATACAAGATTCTGCGTTGAACAGGTTTGAGACCGTCTCTCGCATCTGGTAATGCTCTATCTTGAATAATATATTTACTATACCTCCCAAATCTGTCACCAATAACTTCTTCTAGTGGAAGGTCCATAAATTTTTCAGGTTGTGCCAAACCAACCCCCCCTTATTCTGTATGAATTTTCTCGTTTTCTAATATATTGGCATCCTCATCCATATCAAATTCTACATGCTTTCAATCCATTTTCTTCTTGGTTCTACTTTATCGCCCATTAATGTGGTTACTCTTCTTTCCGCCCTAGCCAGATCTTCTATTGTAACACGAATTAACGTACGACTCTCAGGATTCATCGTCGTCTCCCAAAGCTGATCCGCATTCATTTCACCTAGACCTTTATAGCGCTGAACGATATAGCCATTTTTAAGTTCCTTTGTCACTTCTTTCATCTCTTCCTCATCCCATGTGTATACTGTTTTCTCTTTCTTTCCTTTGCCTTTAGAAATTTTAAATAGTGGAGGAAGAGCGATGAAAATTTTACCAGCTTCAACAAGTGAGCGCATGTAGCGATAGAAGAACGTCAATAATAAAACTTGAATATGGCACCATCCGTATCAGCATCTGTCATAATTATAATTTTATCATATTGGACATCCTCTAAATTAAAGTCGCCTCCTACTCCTGCGCCTATCGTATGAATGATGGTGGAGATTTCCTCGTTTTTAAATACATCCTGCAGGTTAGCTTTTTCCGTATTAATAACTTTTCCGCGTAGAGGGAGGATAGCTTGAAACTTTCTGTCTCTGCCTTGCTTTGCCGACCCCCTGCGGAATCCCCTTCCACTAAGTAGAGTTCGTTTTTTTTGGCATTTCTGGATTGCGCTGGTGTAAGCTTTCCACTTAAAAGCGCGTCCTTTTTACGCTTTTTCTTACCCGTTCTGGCATCTTCACGGCTTTACGTGCTGCTTCACGAGCTTCCTTTGCCTTCATGGATTTTTTTATCAATGCTCCGGAGATATCAGGATTCTCTTCCAGAAAATAAGAAAGTTTTTCAGAAACAACAGCATCTACGATTGATCTTGCTTCTGTAGTACCAAGTTTTCCTTTTGTTTGACCTTCGAATTGCAGCTTTTCTTCAGGAATTCGAACAGAAATAATGGCTGTTAGCCCTTCGCGTATATCGGTACCTTCTAAATTCTTGTCTTTCTCTTTTAATAAACCGACTTTTCTCGCATAATCATTAAATGTTCTTGTAATTGCTGTTCTAGCTCCAGATTCATGTGTGCCACCATCCCTTGTTCGAACATGATTTACAAAGGAAAGCATGCTTTCTGCATATCCATCATTAAATTGAAAAGCAAATTCGACTTCGAATCCCTGTTGATACCCTTCAAACGAAACAACCTGATGCAGGGTGTCTTTTTCCTCATTTAAATAGTCCACAAATGATTTAAGCCCATCAGGATATTGATACGTTTCTTCTTCGTTTGTTCGATTGTCGATTAATTGTATCTCTAACCCCTTTAATAAAAAAGCAGATTCCCGCAGCCTTTCTGACAGAGTTTCAAAATCAAAAACAACCGCAGATAGAATCGTTGGGTCAGGCTTAAAATGAATCAAGGTACCAGTCTTTTTTGTAGATCCTTTTTCTCAAGTGACCCAACCGGTTGACCACCATTTTCAAACCGCTGTTGGTACGTATATCCGTCGCGAAAGATCGTCACTTCAAGCCATTCAGATAATGCATTCACAACAGAACCACCGACACCATGCAGGCCGCCACTCGTTTTGTATCCACCTTGTCCAAATTTACCTCCTGCATGAAGAACAGTAAAAATCACCTCTATTGTTGGCTTCCCAGAGCTATGCATACCTGTTGGTATCCCTCTTCCGCTATCTTCAATAGAGATACTATTATCGTTATGTATCTGTACCTTAATAAAATTTCCATAACCTGCTAATGCCTCATCGACTGCGTTATCAACGATTTCAAATACTAAATGATGCAGACCACGTATATCGGTACTACCTATATACATTCCAGGCCTTTTTCTAACAGCTTCAAGGCCTTCTAAAACTTGGATGGAATCATCTGTATATCGTGTTGGATTAGCCAAATCACCATCGACTCCTTTCCCCTAATAAAAGTATCATTCTCATATAATAGAACAAATGTTTTTTGTTGGCAAGTAAGAACATATAATTATTTCCTTACTTATTCACTATCTAAAGCCGCCACATCATGGGTTATGCGTAAATGCCCACCCCATTTGAAGCCATTTGTGGCAACGCCAGTACTAGCACGTCTTTTGCGTGTTTAGCATTCGAATGACTAACGAACGCTAAGGTTTCTAATCAATGTATACGAAATTACTGATATGAAGCTAAGCATGATAATAAGTATACTATAACTGAATTCCGCTTGCATATTTTTTTGTAACAAGAGAAAGGATGACTGAAAATGTCATCCTTTCTCTTGTTATTTCTGCACTAGTACACTGTGTACTACTTTGATGCATAAATCCATCATGACGATGAAATCCCGTTCTTTTAAATAATGATAAGCTTCTTCGTTTACAATACCTTGTTGTGCCCAAAAAACGCGGCAATCCGTTTGGGCAGCTTCTTCCGCAATAGCAGGCAAGTATTCCGGTCTTCTAAAAACATTGATAATATCTACTTTTTCAGGTATATCCGTCAATTTTGGATAAGATTTTTCACCGAGTACTTCTTCAACAGTGGGATTAACTGGGATGATCCGGTATCCTTTTTCCTGCATTATTTTTGCTATTTGATGTGATGTTCTGTCAGGGTTATCAGATAGTCCAACGACTGCAATTGTGTTCGCTGATTCCAATATTTCTTTCAATGTTTCATTTTTCGGGTTTTCCCAAGACATATTTTCACAGCCCCTTCTCTATTTTAAAGTAAACCTTCGCTTTCCAGAAACTCTCTTGCTACTTCGTTAGGAGACCTGTCTTCATAGTCAACTTCATAATTCATCTCGCGCATCTCTTCATCTGTTATTTTACCACCCAGTTGATTTAATACCTCTTCTAATTCCGGATGTTCCTTCAATGTTTCCGCCCTGAGAAGTGGTGCTCCTTGATATGGCGGAAACAGATTCTCCGGATCGTCTAATGTTACTAGGCCTAATTCTACCATATAACTGTCTGTTGCGTAAGCATCAATGATGTCCACTTCACCTTTATCTAAAGCATCCTGACGTATACCAGGATCCATTGTGCTGATGCTTTCGATATCAAGGTTATAAACATCTTGCATGCCTATATATCCATCGTACCTATCCCTAAATTCCAATGTAAAACCTGCTGTGATTTCATCTTCTATTTGCTTTACGTCTCCAATATCTTCTAAGTTAGACTCTTTGGCAGTCTCCGGTCTCGTAGCTATCGTATACGTATTATTGTATTCCATAGGTTGGAGAAACTCCATGTCATATTCTTCTTTCATTCCTTGTTTTGCTTGTTCATATACTTCAGTGGCATCATTGCTCTCTGTCTCTTCTTCTAAATGGGTAACAATTGCTGTTCCGGTAAATTCAGGAAATATATCAATACTCTCCTCTTGTAACGCCGTAAACACGAATGCTGTCTTTCCAAGCCCAGCTTCCAGTTCTACTTCCAAATCAGTTTCATCCTCAATTAAGAGCTTGTACATATTAATTAAAATTTCCGGTTCGGCCCCCAATTTCCCACCGATTACCACATCTGCATTTTTGGAAGTAGTAATAAAAAATGGGGTGGTAACGATGAGTACAGCGATAACTAACATGACAATAAACGATTTAAAGCCAGCTTTTTTTGAAATACGTTCAAATCCTCGTAAAATTAAATCCAACGCAATGGCTAATAATGCTGCAGGTATGGCACCAAGTAATATGAGATTAACATCTGCTCCTCGATCTATCCCCAATAAGATTAACTCACCTAATCCACCCGCTCCAATAAGAGCTGCAATCGTTGTAGTTCCAACAATCAGAACCATCGAAGTTCGAATTCCTGCCATCATCACAGGCATTGCAATTGGTAATTCAACTTTAGTTAACCGTTTTACTGAATTCATCCCCATACCTGTTGCCGCTTCTTTTAAAGCTGGATTAACTTCTTTAATTCCTGTATATGTATTTCTTAAAATGGGAAGAAGGCCATATACGGTGAGTGCTACAATAGCAGGTGTTGTGCCAATCCCAAAGAAGGGGATTAAAAAAGCTAATACTGCTAAACTCGGTATTGTTTGCATGACTGCAGACAGACCGATTACCGGCTCAGCAACACGTGGATACCTTGTTAAAATTAAGCCTAAGGGAACTGCAATAATAATAGCAATAATAAGTGAGATAAGTGATATTTGTAAATGTTCCCAAATCAACTCCAGCAACATATCCTGTCTATCTTGAAATACGGAAATGAATTCACTCATGATCGGATCACCCCGTTTTCAATCCTTGTTTGCTTTTTTAAAAACAAAACAATATCCTTACTACTGATAACACCCACCATTTTTTGGTTTTTTAATACGGGAAATAATAATTGATCCCTTGACTCTATTATTTCTGTAGCTTTAAAAAGAGGCGTGTCGTTATCCAGTGTAGTTGCCTCTGTTAATTTTCCATTATTTACTGCCCCGGTATACATATTGTTCTCATCAACTATAATGTACATCCCTATTTTGCCATAGTTCCCATTATCAAACGCCTCCTGTGAAATCGAGTAGGAGGAGGTGACTAACCTCCGACCTCTCACACCACCATACGTACGGTTCCGTATACGGCGGTTTCATTTATGTCCAACGCTTCGTTAGATAGCTATTAGTTAGACTCTTCAAGCCTTGTTCTGACCAGTATTGGTCACCAAGTGCTCTATGCAAGATAGGGCTATTGGCGGTTCGCCAATAGCTCTTTCTTGTGTTTGCCCATTCCCACGCTTTTCCTTTCTTGATTCCTTGTTTCACAAGATTCTTGTGTTTCGTTTTCACTTTCTTCCACTCTTTCCAACGTATCATTCGTAGACGTCTTCGAATCCATCCGTCGAGTTCCTTGAATATCGTAGGTGTTTCTGCTAACTGGTAGTATCCCAGCCAGCCTGCGAGATATTGATTCAGTTTCTCGATTCTGTCCCCCATATTCATGGATTTCTTTCGAGACGTTAATTCTCGGATTCGTCGCTTGAAACGTTTGATGCTCTCTTTCGCAATCCGTATCTTGGGATTTTCCTTATGAAAGGTGAATGAGAATCCAAGGAATTTACGTTTCCATGGGCGGTCTACCGCACTTTTCTCTTTATTGACTTCCAATTTCATCTTCTTCTCTATAAAGTTGGTGATACTTTCCATTATTCGGTGTCCTGCCCTTTTCGAACGGACATAAATATGAAAGTCATCCGCATAGCGCACGAAATGGAGTCCTCTTTTCTCTAACTCTTTGTCCAGTTCATCCAGGACAATGTTTGAGAGAAGCGGACTTAACGGTCCGCCCTGAGACGCTCCTTCTGTATTCGGATGTACCACTCCGTCTTCCATGATTCCTGCTTGCAGGAATCTGCGGATAAGCTGAAGGACTTTCGGGTCTTTGACCCTCCGACTTAGCGTCCGCATCAAACGGTCGTGGTTTACTTTATCGAAGAATTTCTCTAAATCCATATCAATCACCCAGCGATATCCGTCCTTCATGTATGCCCTAGCTTTCCTTACAGCGTCGTGACCTCGACGCTTTGGGCGGAAGCCATAGCTATTTTCCGAGAAGGTCGGGTCATATATCGTGGTGAGCACTTGTGCGATGGCTTGTTGGATAAATCGGTCTAACACGGTGGGAATACCCAGTTTCCTCATACCGCCGCCTTCTTTACGGATTTTGTAATGGCGGACAGGCTGAGGATAGTAGGTTCCTGTTTCCAGTTGTTCCCGAATAGAAGCCCAGTGTTCAACGATATGCGCTCGTAAGTTTTGTACGGGCATTCCATCAACTCCGTGACTTCCTTTATTGCGCTCTACACGATGCAGAGCTGTCATTAAGTTTTCCCGTGATAGGATTTGTTCCAACATGTTATCTAACTCCTGCGTGAATTGTCCTTTCTTCTTGTGTGGCAATGTCTCTCAGCCCTTCTAATGTCCCCCGCGGGATTCACCGCTTCTTCCATTAGGAAGGTTTTCATGTTTCTGCTTCTTCGAGTATTGCGTACGCAAAGTGGCAATTCTCCTTAAATGATTCAGCCCTTCCCAGATATTCTAGAAGTATCTGGTACTACGGCTTCGGCTGACTTCTGATAGTTCAGTGAACATTCGCATGTTCAGTTACGGCATGTGTACCGCGTTTCTATCAGACCTCCCAGGGTAAGTACACACTCTTCCTCCCCATATCCCTTCTTCATTTACTCTATGCACCCTTTGGCAGTAAGGGCTTTGACTTGTTATGCAGTCTCACCCAAGTACATCTAGCCTTCTATGAAGTTCGTGTTCCTAAGGGCGGGGATTTGCCGCCGACTTCCTTCAGATTCTGGGTCACCCCAGACACCCTTGTCTTGAGCTAACCACTACTACTGCCTTCGTGATTCGGGACTTTAACCCTAGAGAATGTGCACATGCCTGGCACACATAACCTGTAGATGTGATTGATCTGCAATCACATCTACAGCAGTTTGCCATGGAGATTTTCGTTCTCCAATGAAATCTTTTACAAATTGTGTTTTGGGTTGCAAAATTAATTGTTGTGGTGTGTCAATTTGTATCGCTTCACCGTTTCTCATCAGACAAACCCTATCACCTAGAGCCATTGCCTCATCCATATCATGTGTAACAAAGACAATGGTTTTCTTAATCTCCTCTTGCAAACGACGGATATCCTGTTGCAATTGCTCTTTGCTTATAGGATCCAAGGCACTAAAAGGTTCGTCCATTAAAATAATATCCGGGTCTGCAGCTAAGGCTCGTATTACCCCTACACGTTGCTGCTCACCACCGGATAACTCTCCTGGCATTTTCTTTTGGTATGTTGAAGGATCCAATCCCACCATATCCAGGAGTTCTTCACTCCGTGCTCGTATGTCTTTGCGTTTCCACTTCTTCATCTCTGGTACCACTGAAATATTCTCGGAAATGGTCATGTGAGGAAATAGCGCAATTTCCTGCAGGACATAGCCAATATTCCAGCGTAATTCATGTATATTGTAATCATCTATATCTTTCTCGTTTATGTATAGCATCCCAGCAGTAGGTTCAATAAGACGGTTTATCATTTTCAAACTTGTTGTTTTTCCACAGCCGCTTGGTCCTATAAGTGTTACCATTTCTCCATTCCTTACCTTTAAGGAAAAATCTTTTAAAGCCCGGGTTCCATCTGAATATTCTTTGCCTATATTTTTGAATTCTATCATATCATTCTTCCTTTTTTCTAAGTTTAAAAGCAATTTTAGACTAATTTCTTTTCTGGATACCCTTTTCAAGCAACCTAAAAACCTCATTTTCGCTTCTATTTACATTATAAGTAGTATTTCATTTGTTTTGAGGTTCTTTCCATCACGAGTTCATGCTAAAATAAAACTATAGCCCTTTTTCCATATTATAAAGAGAGTAGGATGAATAATGGAATATTTATTATTTGGTATTATTGCATATTTATTAGGTTCTATACCCTCTGCCCTCATTGTTGGCAAGATTTGGTATCATATAGACATACGGGAACATGGCAGTGGGAATATTGGAGCAACGAATACATTTCGAATATTAGGCTTTAAAGCAGGTAGCATTGTTGTTTCAACAGATATATTAAAAGGTACTACGGCTACACTGGTTCCTTTATTATTTGACGGGGATGTATACCGACTGGCCATTGGCCTATTTGCTGTTGTTGGACATACATATCCTATTTTCGCTAAGTTTAACGGTGGAAAAGCAGTGGCGACATCCGGCGGAATAATCCTGGGTATTAATCCATTATTATTCATCATTATGGTTACAAGCTTTCTTTTGACATTGTATTTATCAAAATATGTCTCCCTTTCTTCCCTGATTACAGGGATTATTGCTGTGATTGCTTCTATACTTTTACACGAGATTGGTCTTGCTATAGTGACTGCGTTATTAACAGTTTTTGTTTTTTACAGACATAGGGAGAATATCAAGCGAATCAAGAACAAAACCGAACCCAAAATCACCTGGATGTAATCAAAGTCGATTCTATTCTAACGCAAATCAATAAATTGAATAGAGTCCGTACTTTTTAGTATACTGGTACTTA
This region of Virgibacillus sp. NKC19-3 genomic DNA includes:
- a CDS encoding ABC transporter permease/substrate-binding protein, translating into MSEFISVFQDRQDMLLELIWEHLQISLISLIIAIIIAVPLGLILTRYPRVAEPVIGLSAVMQTIPSLAVLAFLIPFFGIGTTPAIVALTVYGLLPILRNTYTGIKEVNPALKEAATGMGMNSVKRLTKVELPIAMPVMMAGIRTSMVLIVGTTTIAALIGAGGLGELILLGIDRGADVNLILLGAIPAALLAIALDLILRGFERISKKAGFKSFIVMLVIAVLIVTTPFFITTSKNADVVIGGKLGAEPEILINMYKLLIEDETDLEVELEAGLGKTAFVFTALQEESIDIFPEFTGTAIVTHLEEETESNDATEVYEQAKQGMKEEYDMEFLQPMEYNNTYTIATRPETAKESNLEDIGDVKQIEDEITAGFTLEFRDRYDGYIGMQDVYNLDIESISTMDPGIRQDALDKGEVDIIDAYATDSYMVELGLVTLDDPENLFPPYQGAPLLRAETLKEHPELEEVLNQLGGKITDEEMREMNYEVDYEDRSPNEVAREFLESEGLL
- a CDS encoding CBS domain-containing protein; translated protein: MRGRRLVTSSYSISQEAFDNGNYGKIGMYIIVDENNMYTGAVNNGKLTEATTLDNDTPLFKATEIIESRDQLLFPVLKNQKMVGVISSKDIVLFLKKQTRIENGVIRS
- the plsY gene encoding glycerol-3-phosphate 1-O-acyltransferase PlsY, which gives rise to MEYLLFGIIAYLLGSIPSALIVGKIWYHIDIREHGSGNIGATNTFRILGFKAGSIVVSTDILKGTTATLVPLLFDGDVYRLAIGLFAVVGHTYPIFAKFNGGKAVATSGGIILGINPLLFIIMVTSFLLTLYLSKYVSLSSLITGIIAVIASILLHEIGLAIVTALLTVFVFYRHRENIKRIKNKTEPKITWM
- the ltrA gene encoding group II intron reverse transcriptase/maturase; the protein is MLEQILSRENLMTALHRVERNKGSHGVDGMPVQNLRAHIVEHWASIREQLETGTYYPQPVRHYKIRKEGGGMRKLGIPTVLDRFIQQAIAQVLTTIYDPTFSENSYGFRPKRRGHDAVRKARAYMKDGYRWVIDMDLEKFFDKVNHDRLMRTLSRRVKDPKVLQLIRRFLQAGIMEDGVVHPNTEGASQGGPLSPLLSNIVLDELDKELEKRGLHFVRYADDFHIYVRSKRAGHRIMESITNFIEKKMKLEVNKEKSAVDRPWKRKFLGFSFTFHKENPKIRIAKESIKRFKRRIRELTSRKKSMNMGDRIEKLNQYLAGWLGYYQLAETPTIFKELDGWIRRRLRMIRWKEWKKVKTKHKNLVKQGIKKGKAWEWANTRKSYWRTANSPILHRALGDQYWSEQGLKSLTNSYLTKRWT
- a CDS encoding CoA-binding protein, coding for MSWENPKNETLKEILESANTIAVVGLSDNPDRTSHQIAKIMQEKGYRIIPVNPTVEEVLGEKSYPKLTDIPEKVDIINVFRRPEYLPAIAEEAAQTDCRVFWAQQGIVNEEAYHYLKERDFIVMMDLCIKVVHSVLVQK